A portion of the Candidatus Schekmanbacteria bacterium genome contains these proteins:
- a CDS encoding diguanylate cyclase, producing the protein MKRNINNPSSQQYNFENFTSLSCDMITKLVNRTCFMELFKNLTSQAGTSNQTSVLLLINVDEFRSINDIYGHSVGDELLHRLAVLIQDTVINFDLIKYYTSSASIIGYLGSDEFGVFLPERDKEEGIRLAEEVRQKIEKTHFAGIPISSTVSIGIGIYPEHGSSTSELLTKTDAALYRAKEKKGNCCHLYLSEDRVLEQMHSRLEWKDRIKNALEEDRISPWFQPILSLKDNQIHHY; encoded by the coding sequence TTCTCTTTCCTGTGACATGATCACAAAGCTTGTCAACCGCACCTGCTTTATGGAGTTGTTTAAGAATTTAACATCTCAGGCAGGTACTTCAAATCAAACCAGCGTGCTTCTTTTAATTAATGTTGACGAGTTCCGGTCAATCAACGACATTTACGGGCACTCCGTTGGAGATGAACTTTTACATCGTCTTGCTGTGCTTATCCAAGACACTGTCATAAACTTCGATTTAATAAAATATTATACGAGTAGCGCCAGCATAATCGGCTATCTGGGAAGCGATGAATTTGGAGTTTTTTTGCCTGAAAGAGATAAAGAGGAAGGAATCAGGTTGGCCGAAGAGGTTAGGCAGAAGATAGAGAAAACACATTTTGCCGGGATACCGATTTCTTCCACGGTCAGCATAGGCATAGGGATTTATCCGGAGCATGGCAGTTCTACATCGGAGTTATTAACCAAAACTGACGCTGCTCTGTATCGGGCAAAGGAAAAAAAGGGAAACTGCTGTCATCTGTACTTATCGGAAGATCGTGTTTTAGAACAGATGCACTCAAGGCTTGAATGGAAGGATCGGATTAAAAACGCTCTTGAGGAAGACAGAATAAGCCCGTGGTTCCAGCCGATACTTTCACTTAAGGATAACCAGATACATCACTAC